The Herminiimonas arsenitoxidans sequence GCGATTTATGCGGCGCTGCCAACGCGACTTGCAGCTCTGGCGTCAGCGCCCACCAGCGGCAGTCATCCGAGCGCTCGTACAAATTGCGATCCAACAGATCCACCATCAGATGCGACACGAATTCCGAATCGCTCAGGCTGGACGACAGCACGGTCTCGTACAGATCACGGATTGATTGCGAAAAGAGTTCGTTACTGCGCGCGCCGGTTTCGCTGATTTGCTCGAGGATGGTTTTGAGTTTCAGCAGCTCACCGTTTTGCCCGGCTGTCATGACTTGACCGTTCCACACCACGCGCCGTATCGTTTCTGCCGCACTCATGATTTCAAACAGCGGCGGGCAGAAAGATTGCGCATGCGAGAGCAAGCCATCGGCCACATCAGCATCCAGTGATTTCAATGCCGTAGTTTCCAATCCGGTAAAACCCAATTCAACCGGAATCATCACTTGGCCTTGCCAGCCCGGCGGCCCCATATAACCTTGATAACCGTCGGCCGGAAAAGTGCGCGCCAGATATTCGCGTCCGCCGTACACCACCAAGCGCGGATCAGCATCGCGATTGACTGGCACCACCGCACCAACTGGTATCCACAGCGGATCGGCACTGGCGATCACGCGATTGCTGCCATCCAGCAGCAACATGTTCGAGCGTTCGGCAGGATCGCGATGCGAGCGGAAGATGCCGGCCATCTCTTCTTCAAAATGGAAGCACAGACACAACACGCCCACCACCGCGCCGGTTTCCGGATGATGCATGCGGCGTGAATAAATCAGCGCTTCATGCTTGGCAGGGCGCAGATCGGTGGCGCGGAAAGTTTCGACGTAGGTGTCCGATGCCAGCGTCTCCTTGATCAGCGGATCAGTGGTGCCTTCCAGCGGTGTTGTTTCATCAATTTGTACCAGTACGTTGCCGGCCACATCGACCAGCATGATTTCGTCATAGACGGTGTATTTGTTGCGATAGGCGCGCAGACGCGCACGGATCATGTCGCGGTCGTCATGCAAACCGGCGACGAAAGTGCACAGCTCGCGGTCGGTCGCGAGGAAGCCGACATCGGCGGTGCGCTCATACAAGTTACGCACGACGATATCGATCACGTATTGCGCCTTGGTGCCGATTTCTTCCAGCACATTGGAAACTTTTTCGCGTACCAGGCTGCTGACCAACTCTTGTTCCAGACGATTGAAACCAGCGCGTGTCGCCGCCATCGTCGGCAGGATCGCCTTGGCTTCAACCGGGCAATTCATCTTGGCGGAAGCTTCGATCATGCGCCACATCAGGTTCAGCTCACGCAAGGATTGCTCGCAGCGGCTGACATCGCGCATATACGGCAGGAAGGTATCGATTTGTAGCGAAGCGTGGGTATCCATAGTGGGGTCCTAACTCTCAATATGCAGCGCTGACAGTCTGTTGCGGGAGGCGCAACAGCAATGCATTTGCATACATGCTTTAAAGCAATTAGCAGACCAAGCAGTGAAGATGCAGGAGAGACAACGTTGAATGAAGAAGTCGATTTTTAAACGATGAGGTGTGAAATGGCGCAGAAAATAATTTACATATTTGCACTATTTTGATGCGCGAAAATAACAGCTACAAATTTTGCATTTTTATGGTGCACGCTTCGCGCTAAACTCTCTGCTAAACACGGTGCTTTGCATGTCTTTAGCCGTGACTTGAGGTAGCAAACCCCTTGGACGTAATGAGTACGACTCACTAGCTTGATGCATACGTTTTTGCGCGTGCTGCAAAGGGGGCGTGCCTAATAAACTGAGGTGTTTACCACACACGCATACACGCCTATGCGTGATGCTCTGGCGTCCGACAAGCAAGGCGTTCTCAAATACCGTTACACTATCGCTGGTCCACATATACAAGTATTGCTTTACCAATGAAACCTATCGCTCCAGGCACCGTGATTTTTCATCGCCATCGTGGCTATGGCGTCATCACGGCCGTTAACTTGATGACAGGCTGGATTTCTGCGCGCTTCGGCAACGAGATGCGCACGCTCGATTTGAATCTGTCGACCGATGAAGTTCAGCACGCCGATGGCGAAGCCATATTGTTCCGTCGCGCGCCGCCTGATCCTATGCCACATGCGCGTCTGATGGCGATGGTGCGTGAACTGCATAGAGCCGGTTATCAACGCTTGTATTTATACAGTTGGCCTAAACCATCCGGCCTGCATTGGCGCTGGCATTTATTCACGGGGCCGCGCAACTGGATGGAACGTCCGTGGCGCGAAGGCTGGTACGGCTCCGGTGCCGAATACAATTGCAATCCGGTGATGGGTTGGGGCGATGCCCCGGGTGAAACAGCGGAAGAATTAGCCAGCACGCTGGCGCAATTCGATCCAACCGGAATCGCGCAAGCACTGGGCCGCGACGAAGATCACGCGCGCTGGTTTGATGTTGTATGCGAAGCCTTGCTGCCGGATTACACCTTCTCGTTAGGCTGGGATAAACACGATGGTCCTATTCCTAACTCACTGCCGGTGATCCCGGTGCGACGCGGTGTGCCGGAATACGCAGGTCCGGCCTTGCCTTGGCCGCCGGGTTGGGCCAAGTTATGGGGCAGTGCACATCTGGCCAGCACCACTGCCACCTTGCTACCCAAAGTTGAAAAAAGTCAGACCAGAGACCGCTCCAACACCGTCAAGTAAGACTTCATCCGTGCTTGCCCAGCGTTTTGCTCGGCAAGCGCATTCTCATCAGACCTTGGGCTGCAATACATTCTTCGGCGTGCCGTTGGCGTAGTCGACGATGTTCTGGAATGCGATGCGGAAATACAATTCATAACTGTCTTTTTCCACATAGCCCAGATGCGGCGAAGCCAATACATTCTCCATCCGCAACAAGGGCGAACTAGGTGGCAGAGGCTCACTCTCAAACACATCCAGCGCGGCATAGCCGGGACGACCTTGTTTCAATGCGACTGGCAAGGCTTCGGCCTCTACCAGTTCAGCACGGCTGGTATTAACGAAGAGCGCAGTCGGCTTCATACGCGCCAGATCGGCGGCCGTGACGATGCCCGTCGTTGCATCATTCAAGCGCAGATGCAGTGTCAGCACGTCAGCTTCGCTGAAGAACGCTTCCTTCGATGCGGCAGCGCGATAACCATCTTGCACAGCGGCCTCACAACTTGCCGCACGTCCCCACACCATGACATCCATGCCGAAAACTTTGCCGTAGGACGCAATCAATTTGCCTATGCGGCCGTAGCCCCAAATACCCAGCGTGCGTCCCTTCAATACCGTGCCCAACGTATTGTGCGCAGGTGACATCGATGCGGTTTGCCACAAACCATCCTTCAAATTGCTCACGTATTGCGGCAGCTTGCGCGTGGCTGCCATGATCAAGGCCCAGGTTAATTCTGCCGGCGCCGTCGGATCGCCTATGCCCTCGACTATCGTGACACCGCACGCAGCTGCAGCGACCAAATCGATATGCCCGCTGACCTTGCCGGTTTGCGAAATCAATTTGAGCTTGGGTAGTTTTTCCAGCAAAGGACGCGATAAGACTGTGCGTTCACGTATCAAGACCAGCGCGTCAAAGTCTGCCAGACGTATCGCCAATTGCCCAACGCCGCGCGCGCTGTTGGTAAACAC is a genomic window containing:
- a CDS encoding chemotaxis protein CheW, with the translated sequence MDTHASLQIDTFLPYMRDVSRCEQSLRELNLMWRMIEASAKMNCPVEAKAILPTMAATRAGFNRLEQELVSSLVREKVSNVLEEIGTKAQYVIDIVVRNLYERTADVGFLATDRELCTFVAGLHDDRDMIRARLRAYRNKYTVYDEIMLVDVAGNVLVQIDETTPLEGTTDPLIKETLASDTYVETFRATDLRPAKHEALIYSRRMHHPETGAVVGVLCLCFHFEEEMAGIFRSHRDPAERSNMLLLDGSNRVIASADPLWIPVGAVVPVNRDADPRLVVYGGREYLARTFPADGYQGYMGPPGWQGQVMIPVELGFTGLETTALKSLDADVADGLLSHAQSFCPPLFEIMSAAETIRRVVWNGQVMTAGQNGELLKLKTILEQISETGARSNELFSQSIRDLYETVLSSSLSDSEFVSHLMVDLLDRNLYERSDDCRWWALTPELQVALAAPHKSPETVARLSEILDYINSLYTVYTRIFIYDNAGMIIASTDFKEDGLEVVGTHIDETTLEHVSSLRSDQHYYVTPFENTPLYGERPTYVYHAAIRHPDNAGQIVGGIGIVFDSEPEFSAMLKGALGDKEEVSALFINRSGRIISSTDPTRPVGDYLEIDPELLAMENGSSTSRIVIHDGHYAILGCTVSHGYREFKTSDGYSEDVLAVVYNSFGEERQKINNGNSVSTTLEVDPTAAPGREFATFFIDGSLFALAAEHAEEALPASAVSPVSMGGRPERIGILALHHDNEAKRFVWVFDLGHLMRGYKSEIDSSSQVIIVKRGTQSIGLLVSELHGVPEFQASQITPTPLASPTDGMLVTEVIQANGGRLLIQSINVDHLFAVLNDQEIPIPAEPMKIAA
- a CDS encoding L-asparaginase, producing the protein MKPIAPGTVIFHRHRGYGVITAVNLMTGWISARFGNEMRTLDLNLSTDEVQHADGEAILFRRAPPDPMPHARLMAMVRELHRAGYQRLYLYSWPKPSGLHWRWHLFTGPRNWMERPWREGWYGSGAEYNCNPVMGWGDAPGETAEELASTLAQFDPTGIAQALGRDEDHARWFDVVCEALLPDYTFSLGWDKHDGPIPNSLPVIPVRRGVPEYAGPALPWPPGWAKLWGSAHLASTTATLLPKVEKSQTRDRSNTVK
- a CDS encoding D-2-hydroxyacid dehydrogenase family protein — encoded protein: MKIAILDDYQDSVRHLACFSLLDGHEVKVFTNSARGVGQLAIRLADFDALVLIRERTVLSRPLLEKLPKLKLISQTGKVSGHIDLVAAAACGVTIVEGIGDPTAPAELTWALIMAATRKLPQYVSNLKDGLWQTASMSPAHNTLGTVLKGRTLGIWGYGRIGKLIASYGKVFGMDVMVWGRAASCEAAVQDGYRAAASKEAFFSEADVLTLHLRLNDATTGIVTAADLARMKPTALFVNTSRAELVEAEALPVALKQGRPGYAALDVFESEPLPPSSPLLRMENVLASPHLGYVEKDSYELYFRIAFQNIVDYANGTPKNVLQPKV